GCCTGGCTTGGCTGCGCGCACTTCCCACGGAGCTTAGGCATGAAAACCTGGCGCTGATGCATGCCAGTCCCGGCAATGTGTGGCGCGCTCCTATGGATACGGCAGAAGATGCCGAGTTGGAAACTACTTACGCTCCACTGAACGCCGAAATTATTATCTACTGCCACATCCATCGGCCATTCATTCGCAAAGTCGGAAGCATGACGGTCTGCAACACTGGCAGCGTAGGCTCGCCCTATGATGGCGATCCGCGAAGTTCCTATCTGTTGATCGATGATGGAAAGCCGACGATCCGCCGCGTGGCCTATGACGTGGAGAAGGAAGTTGGCAGGCTGATGGCATCGGATTATCCGCAAAAGGAGTGGATCGCGGAGATTCGCCGCAAAGGCAGTTACATACCGCCGCCGGAGAATGGATAAAGCAGCGGCGGTCGTCGGTCAAGCAATCCGATCAGCAAACCGCTCAAGCTCGGCGCGCTAGTCAAACCATTCAATCTCTTTGATGTCATGCGCGGGGATCTGCGCCAGCACGTTACGGTAAGCCGCGTCGATTTCGCCCATTGGCGTTGTGCATTCTATGCGAATGCGGATGTCGGAATCATATCGATATCCGGTCTCCGTGTGCTTGGGGAAATCGACGATGCGAATACGCACCCCGGGAAATGGCACGGCAGCAACGTAGTCGCCATACCAGTAACTGTCGCCGACGCGCCACTGCCAAGCGATCTGATTCAGGCGCGCGCACAGCGCGTCAGTGGACGAATATTCGCAGATGAATGAATAGGCTCCGGTCATGATTGGGTTTTGTCCACGCTGGTAGTCCGGGCCACAATCGTTCCAGCGCTTTTACGCGGACATTATCTCATTGCCGATGGACGCCAGCGCTAACCATCGGCTTTGCCGACAACATTGATTCCGCCAGTTTGGCCAGCTTTTCTGAGGTCGTCCATGAACTGATTCTTACCCAGCCAGTGGCGGCGCTGCCGATCATCAGAGCTGACTGGTGCCGCTGCCGCAGCTCAACAAACAGACCTAGCGACTTCAGCAGCGTATCGACCTCCGTGCGATTGCCGCTTAGCAACGTCCATCCGGGACCGATGTGGAATTTTTCTGCCCAGTCTTTCATGCGTGCGGGCGTGTCGTTTTCTGCGTCCACGCTGACGGAAACGATCACCACGTCCTTTCCCAGCATGGGGCCCAGCAGTTTGGCCACATGGGAAAGCTTTTCCTGCGTGATAGGGCACATGGAGCTGCACGAAGTGAAGAAGCCGGTGACAATGGCGATTCGGCCGTCAACTACCTGGCTATTGAAACGCACGTGCCGGCCATTTTGATTTACCACTTCAATGTCCGGCACGGGCAGCGCGACAGGAGCAGGCTGGCCCTGCGCGTAAAGCAAACCAGTGAATATGAATACGATGAAAGCAATGAATGCGCGAAGTTTCATGGGTGGTCCCTGTGCTTGATTGATCCTGACTTATGAAAAATATTGTGTGGCGCCCGCTCGCCA
This is a stretch of genomic DNA from Terriglobia bacterium. It encodes these proteins:
- a CDS encoding metallophosphatase family protein; its protein translation is MRIAILADIHGNLTALDAVLADLRQQQPDVVFHGGDLAFGGCHPSEVIDCIAQEGWNGVLGNTDEMLWDTSARPALEASAPQLKPLFKVLFDMSGPATTKMIGPSRLAWLRALPTELRHENLALMHASPGNVWRAPMDTAEDAELETTYAPLNAEIIIYCHIHRPFIRKVGSMTVCNTGSVGSPYDGDPRSSYLLIDDGKPTIRRVAYDVEKEVGRLMASDYPQKEWIAEIRRKGSYIPPPENG
- a CDS encoding SCO family protein, translated to MKLRAFIAFIVFIFTGLLYAQGQPAPVALPVPDIEVVNQNGRHVRFNSQVVDGRIAIVTGFFTSCSSMCPITQEKLSHVAKLLGPMLGKDVVIVSVSVDAENDTPARMKDWAEKFHIGPGWTLLSGNRTEVDTLLKSLGLFVELRQRHQSALMIGSAATGWVRISSWTTSEKLAKLAESMLSAKPMVSAGVHRQ